The Methanophagales archaeon region AACGGCGTTTACGGTTCTCAACACCATATCTACAAACTGATCGACTGTAAACCTGCTTAGAAGCCTGTAAACTTCTTTAACGATGCTTTAGCCTTTAATTCGCTTATTACGAAGGTTATATCACCTTCAAAGCACATTGCGAGTATCACGACCTTCAGCATCGTTATAGCTTCACTTTTAATAGATTGGAGAGTGATATAATGATCGTTTGTGAATGGTTGGTGGAGGGGGTTAATGGTGATGTATCATAGGGTGCACCCCATGAAATGATACACATCAATGCCTGAAGGAGCTTCATATTCCTTTGATCAATCAATTGAGGTTAAAAAACCTTACTTTAAAACACCAATAACGGGTTTATATTTAGCAAGTGCTTCAACTTTCCCTGGAGGGAGAATAGAAGCAGTGATAATGTCAGGAATGATTTGCGCAAACGACATAAACGACATATATGTATATGTAATTAGGAGGTAAAAGCGGAATGAATCGCAATGTTATCATCGTAAAGGCGTTAAAGATGGACATGAAAAAATTCCGGGATTGGACTTTGCCACGGTTTGTCCACGGGCAGGGAGAAAAAGAAAAACATAAATATTTATATATTACTACTTCTGGAAATATGAATCAGTGATTAATATGGACATACTCTGGTTAGCGCCATTGGCAGGACTGATAGGTCTTGTATTCGCAGCGATATTTGCTATTTATACACTCAGGCAAGAATCGGGCAGTGAAAAGATGGATGCTATTTCTAATGCTATCCAGGAAGGCGCTTCAGCGTATCTCAACAGGCAGTATAGGACCATTGCAGTTGTTGCAATTATAATCGCAATCATTTTGTTCGTCGCTTTATCGCACGCATTTCCTCATGGAGCTTCCGATTCCGGGCGTGTGGCAATCGCTTTCCTGGCTGGCGCTGCTTGTTCTGCTGCTGCTGGTTATATTGGTATGTTTGTATCAACACGCGGTAACGTTCGTGTTGCCAAAGCTGCGGAATCCGGGTTGCGGAAGGCGCTTACAATCGCATTTAGGGGCGGTGCCGTGACGGGTCTGTCGGTTGTTGGACTCGCTTTACTCGGGACTGCTGCTCTCTACATCATCTATGGTGCGAATCCAGAAGCAGTGGATCTCATTGTAGGCTATGGATTTGGAGCATCACTGATCTCTTTATTTGCACGGATAGGTGGTGGGATATATACAAAAGCAGCGGATGTGGGCGCTGATCTGGTAGGGAAGGTAGAAGCAGGGATACCGGAGGACGACCCGCGAAATGCTGGCGTCATTGCCGATAACGTAGGTGACAACGTGGGGGACTGTGCGGGTATGGGTGCCGATCTGTTTGAGACTTATGTGGTAACTGCAATTGCAGCAATGCTGATTGGGGGTTTGATAACGAAACGAGGCATGGTAAAAGCTATCTTCCCAAACATCGCTTCTAATTTCGCTCTGATCGAATATCCTCTGGTCCTTGGCGCTGTTGCCATCTTCGCTTCTATTATCGCAATATTTGCAGTGCGAATGGATAAGAGTGAGCGGATCATGCCCGCATTGTACAGAGGCGTTGCTACTGCTGCAGTACTCAGTATGGCTATGTTCTATCCCGTAACCGCGGTACTGATCGGCACTGATGCACATGCAATTGCGATATACCTGTCCGCGGTGATCGGGATAATAACAATGGCGCTCATGGTCATTGTGACCGAATATTTCACACAAATACATGCACCTGTACGAGCGATCGTGGAAGCGAGCAAGACCGGTGCGGGAACAAACCTGATTACCGGGCTGGCTATGGGGATGCTCTCTACTGGCTTACCGGTTATAATCATCAGTGGTAGCATACTGGCTGCTTATTTCATACCTCTATTCCTCACTGGCAATAACCTCGCCGGATTGTATGGAATCGCGATAACCGCGGTGGCTATGTTATCTACCACAGGAATCATTATTGCTCTGGATTCCTATGGACCCATAACAGACAATGCAGGTGGTATAGCGGAGATGGCTGATTTGCCCTCCCAGGTCAGAGAGCGAACTGATAAGCTCGATGCTGTCGGTAATACCACGAAAGCTGTGACAAAAGGTTACGCAATCGCTTCGGCAGCAATTGCCGCGCTCGCTCTATTCTCCGATTATCTGCATAAGGTGGACCTGCCAGCAGCGAGTTTCAGCCTCTTCAATCCTCTTGTGCTTGTCGGTTTACTGCTTGGTGGGCTTCTTCCCTTCATCTTCAGTGCGGTTATGATGCGGGCAGTGGGCAGGGGGGCATTCAAGATAGTGGAGGAGGTAAGACGGCAGTTCAGGGAGATACCGGGCATCATGGAGGGAAAAGCGAAACCAGAGTATGGTAAGTGCGTTGAGATAGTGACTACAGCTGCGCTGAAGGAGATGATAGTACCCGGAATGATCGCGGTTGTGGTACCAATAGCTGTTGGGTTATTCAGTCCGATTGCGCTTGGAGGGCTCTTAATAGGCGTTATTGTCTCGGGACTGGTACTGGCTTTGATGATGGCAAATGGTGGTGCGGCATGGGACAATGCGAAGAAGATGATAGAAGATGGCTATCTGGGTGGAAAGGGCAGCGATGCACACAAAGCGGCAGTAATTGGCGATACCGTTGGTGATCCATTTAAGGATACCGCGGGACCTGCAATCAACCCACTCATCAAAGCAATAAATATGGTTGCGATTCTATTCTCTACGCTCTTCGTAGCTTTTAGTCTCATGCCCATGTCACCATAGATAGCTCTTAATTCGTACTGTTCATACTGTTCAGTTCATGATTCATGTGTATGTCCCCGCGTCCACAGAGCTACTACTGTTTTTACTGGACGCTCGCTCTTAGTATGTCACTTGCCGTTAATATCCCTATGGGAACGCCAGGAGCGGGCTTTAGTGAAAGAATCAATAACCGGTGGATGTTCAAATCGCACATAATCTCTGCGGCTTTTCTTAACGTCGTTTCCGGGTCTATTGTCCTCACAACGGTGGACATAATATCTTCTGCCGTTAATCTGTCCCAATCTTTGTCAAAAACTTTGATGATATCTATCTCTGATATAACACCCACTACCTCGCCGTTTAGTGCAGTTACCGCGATACCTGATATACACTCCCGTACCAGGAGTTTTGCAATTTTGCTTACCGGTGTGTCAAACGATACCGTAATGACACCTCTCGTCATCACATCCCTTACTCTCTTCTCTTTTGATAACTCCATTTATCCCTCGCCCCTCTCTTTTAACGAAGCAACTGCACTATTTACTATTTATATTTCCTATTTCCTATATATCCTATCGTTGAACAAAAAAGAACCTTTCGGGAAAATTTAAATTTAGAGCGCCTTATATAGCCCGCAGAGATAGTTCCTCACCTCATTACTCTTCTTTCTCGCATCTTGAAGAAACGTTGTAGCGGTATGTAAAACGGCTCACTCGTATTTATCTGGATTATATCCACCCCTATTCGCTTCATCCTTGCAAAAAAGGCATCTCGTTTAGCTTTTACCAGTGCGGCATATCTTTCCCTGAATTCCGGGTCAGACGTATCGACGAGCATTTGTTCACCGGTTTCCTGGTCTTCAAAAAAGGCATAGCCTATATCCGGGATTTGGGTTTCTCGCATATCGGTAATGCTCACAAGGATCACATCGTGCCTGTTCTTGAGCTGATTAAGCGGGCGCTCAAAATCTGGCGCTAAGAAATCAGAGATGATAAAGACGATACTGCGCTTTTTGATAACGTTATTCAGGTAAGATAGTGCGGTTCGAATGTCAGTGGTTTTGTTCTTCGGCTCATAATAAATGAGTTCTCGCAGTAGCTTAAGTGTATGCTTCTTACCCTTACCCGGCGGGATGAAGAGCTCCACTTCACTTGTGAATAAACACAGACCTACACGGTCGTTGTTTCGAAGTGCGGCGAACATCAAAGAAGCAGCGATATCGTAGCCGACTTCTTTTTTGCTGCGTTTAAATCCAAATTCGTTACTTGAAGAGACGTCAAAAACGATGAACAATGTCAGGTCTCGCTCTTCAATGAACTCCTTGACGAAAGGTGCGTTGAACCTCGCTGTAACATTCCAGTCAATAGCACCTACATCGTCTCCTGGTACATATTCGCGGACTTCGGAGAATTCTATGCCACGCCCTTTGAAAACTGAGTGATATTCGCCTGATACGAGCCCCTCAACCAGTCCCCTTGTCTTTATTTCTAACTTTCTAACACGTTTTATCACTTCTTTTACACGTGGCATGGTATCAGTGTCCAAGCATATCCTGCTATCTAACTCTTACTACTACGGCGCCTCGATATTCACAACAATTGCATCAATAATATGGTCAGAAGTAATCCCCTCAGCATCGGCTTCGTAAGTCAATAATATTCGATGCCTGAGGACGTCATGCGCTACCGCTTTTATATCCTCTGGAATGACATAGCCACGTCCATTTAGTAGTGCATGCGCTTTTCCACTAAGAATTAGCCATAGTGAAGCTCTTGGCGAAGCCCCATACTCTATCATGCCATCAAACTTTTCTCCTAACTCATAATTTCCCGGATGTCGCGTAGCATCAACGAGTTTAGTAACATAATCCTCTATCTTCTCATCTGCATAAATCCGCTGATTGAAGCTCTGTATCTCCGTCACATCTGCTGCAGATAAGACCTTTTCCGGTGTAAGCTCAATTCCACGTGTATTACGCTGTATTATGACCTTCTCCTCTTCCCGCTTTGGATAATCTATCAGGAGTTTAAAAGTGAACCTGTCGACCTGAGCTTCAGGCAGTTTGTATGTGCCCTCGGTTTCTATCGGATTTTGCGTTGCCAGAACCATGAAAGGTGCATCTAACTTGAATGTTTCTCCCTGTATGCTCACCTGCCTCTCCTGCATGGCTTCTAATAGCGCGGATTGAACCTTTGGTGGTGCTCTGTTTATCTCATCTGCGAGTACGAAATTAGCGAATATGGGTCCTTTCTGCGTGGTAAAACTCGCCGTGCGGTGGTCGTATATCTTTGTCCCGATGATGTCCGCGGGCAGCAGGTCGGGCGTAAACTGAATTCTGCGGAAACTCGCGGAAAGAGTCTCTGATAACGTCTTCACCATCAATGTCTTTGCCAGCCCAGGGACACCTTCAAGGAGAACATGACCATTGGCAACGAGACAGAGCAGCAATTTCTCCAATACGGATTCCTGACCAACAATAACTCGTCTGATTTCGTTCAGAACCTCTTTTAAGCGCTTTGAGTATTCCTGTGCTTGTAAATTTAAATGCTCTATCTCTTTGTCCATTTTTACCTTACCCTGAACAGTTCCACGTCCATTCATACCATCGCCTAAAAATTGCTCTTTAATGAACGCTGATTTTCCAGCCAGATATAGACCTGATTTAACTCATTTACAAATTTATAAGCCCCTCTACCTCCTTCTATATCAGGCACAATGATACCTAACTCTCTCATCTTTCTTAAAAAGTTGTTAAATACTTTTCTTTCACCCGCATTTAGTTTGCTTTCTATCTCTTTCTTTTTAAAATAACTGATAGGCATAGGTTCTTCCCCTATCTTCCTCAAAATTGACCTATATCGCGGGCTACGGATTGCCCTGTAAACCTTCGGGTTGAGGTATTTCTTTCCAATTCTATCAGCGGCATCAAAAATCCCGGTGATGGCGTCATCCTCACTTATTTTCCCATCTTCGTCATTCCAAAAAACTGCATCGCCTATTTCATGCATTAAAATGGGTAAGCCACTCGAAAATTTAACCATATCTTCCAGCGCTTCCGGCTCAATTTCCATATTGACTTTTTTGAATGCCTTCTCAAAAAACTCCTTCACCTCCGCGTCAGAGAGTTTCTCAACACTCACCACTCTGAAGATTCTCATGAGAGAAGGTTGGAGCCTACTCAAGGAGTCCCTTATCTCTGGAAGTCCTATTGACATAATAAAAGCCGGGAAATTTGATGGATAACGAATGGCTACGCTATCAACGAAACTTTTATACCAATTTGCAAAATCTGGATTAGTGGACAATCCATTAATATCGTCCAAAGCAATAAAAATCCCACTCTTTTCCTCTTTTAGCTTATCCATTACACCTTTAATAGCCTCCGGGAAGTTCCTGAGCATGCCCCTCAGGCTCTTTTCTGCATTCGCTTCTTTTAGTATTTGCTCAAATATGCGGCGAACCAGTTCTCCCAGTTCTGTCACTCCTCCCAATGACACATAAACGGCAAGGAAACTTTCTTTATTAGCCAAATAACGCAAGAACGCCGCTAACGAGCTTTTACCTATACCCCTTTCGCCTTCTAAAAAGACGTTCTCCTGTCTCCCAGATGCACTTTGCTTGATATATTTTAAAATCTCTTTGATTTGCTCAACTCTACCGACGAAGAGTTCGACTGGCACAGGACTACCGGGTGTGAATGGGCTATCTTCTTTCATATTAAAGAATACTTTATATTTTAGGTTCAAATATATATGATGGAGGTAAGAGAAGATGGAACCGGGAGTGAATGCGTATCCGAAATTACTCGTTCGACCTGTGGTGATTATTACCACAGTATCGGATAACGGGATACCAAATGCAGCACCTTTCAGCTTTAACTCGCCCATAAGCTTTGACCCGCCTCTGTATGGCTTCTCCTGCAATCCTGCACACGACACATGGAGGAATATCCAGGCTAACGGTGAGTTCGTAGTGAATATAGTGAATAAGGACTTTGGTGAGCTCATGCACATCCTCGAAACCGATTATCCGTACGAGGATAACGAGCTGAAGCATGCAGGGCTGACAGAAGAGCGAGCAAAGAAGGTGAGACCACCGCGAATAAAAGAGGCAATAGCGTGGATGGAGTGCAAATTTGAAGATAGTTTCGAGCTGGGCGACCATATCTGGATTGTTGGAAGGGTACAGTTAGTGGAAGTGAAAGATGCCTACTGGGGCGAAGGAGGTGTGATGGACGTGGACAGAGCGAATCCATTATCTCATATAGCCGGCGAGTTCTTCGCAGTTGATATAAAAGGCGCGAAGTATAAGAGAGCGAGCGCGAAGTGAAGGACAGGGTAAAAGTAAAGATAGTGGCAGGGTCAGAGGAGCGAACTGTAAATGTGGAAGTCCCACAGTCAGAGGTTGAGACTGAAGCTGAAACTGAAACTAAATCTGATACTTATGAGGCGCTACTTGCAAGATTGGGTATAAATCCCGTGGAAGTACTCGTACTATCCAATGGTAGACCGGTCCCTGAGGATGAAAAGGTCGCCAGTGAAGCTGAAATTGAGATTATCAGAATCGTATCTGGCGGTTGAAGCTTGATGATTGATTATTGTCATTGATGCCCGAGAATACGTCTGTAAACTTCACGATATACCTCAGGAA contains the following coding sequences:
- a CDS encoding DUF58 domain-containing protein: MDTDTMPRVKEVIKRVRKLEIKTRGLVEGLVSGEYHSVFKGRGIEFSEVREYVPGDDVGAIDWNVTARFNAPFVKEFIEERDLTLFIVFDVSSSNEFGFKRSKKEVGYDIAASLMFAALRNNDRVGLCLFTSEVELFIPPGKGKKHTLKLLRELIYYEPKNKTTDIRTALSYLNNVIKKRSIVFIISDFLAPDFERPLNQLKNRHDVILVSITDMRETQIPDIGYAFFEDQETGEQMLVDTSDPEFRERYAALVKAKRDAFFARMKRIGVDIIQINTSEPFYIPLQRFFKMRERRVMR
- a CDS encoding CBS domain-containing protein, with amino-acid sequence MELSKEKRVRDVMTRGVITVSFDTPVSKIAKLLVRECISGIAVTALNGEVVGVISEIDIIKVFDKDWDRLTAEDIMSTVVRTIDPETTLRKAAEIMCDLNIHRLLILSLKPAPGVPIGILTASDILRASVQ
- a CDS encoding flavin reductase family protein → MEPGVNAYPKLLVRPVVIITTVSDNGIPNAAPFSFNSPISFDPPLYGFSCNPAHDTWRNIQANGEFVVNIVNKDFGELMHILETDYPYEDNELKHAGLTEERAKKVRPPRIKEAIAWMECKFEDSFELGDHIWIVGRVQLVEVKDAYWGEGGVMDVDRANPLSHIAGEFFAVDIKGAKYKRASAK
- a CDS encoding MoxR family ATPase; amino-acid sequence: MNGRGTVQGKVKMDKEIEHLNLQAQEYSKRLKEVLNEIRRVIVGQESVLEKLLLCLVANGHVLLEGVPGLAKTLMVKTLSETLSASFRRIQFTPDLLPADIIGTKIYDHRTASFTTQKGPIFANFVLADEINRAPPKVQSALLEAMQERQVSIQGETFKLDAPFMVLATQNPIETEGTYKLPEAQVDRFTFKLLIDYPKREEEKVIIQRNTRGIELTPEKVLSAADVTEIQSFNQRIYADEKIEDYVTKLVDATRHPGNYELGEKFDGMIEYGASPRASLWLILSGKAHALLNGRGYVIPEDIKAVAHDVLRHRILLTYEADAEGITSDHIIDAIVVNIEAP
- a CDS encoding DUF2791 family P-loop domain-containing protein, yielding MKEDSPFTPGSPVPVELFVGRVEQIKEILKYIKQSASGRQENVFLEGERGIGKSSLAAFLRYLANKESFLAVYVSLGGVTELGELVRRIFEQILKEANAEKSLRGMLRNFPEAIKGVMDKLKEEKSGIFIALDDINGLSTNPDFANWYKSFVDSVAIRYPSNFPAFIMSIGLPEIRDSLSRLQPSLMRIFRVVSVEKLSDAEVKEFFEKAFKKVNMEIEPEALEDMVKFSSGLPILMHEIGDAVFWNDEDGKISEDDAITGIFDAADRIGKKYLNPKVYRAIRSPRYRSILRKIGEEPMPISYFKKKEIESKLNAGERKVFNNFLRKMRELGIIVPDIEGGRGAYKFVNELNQVYIWLENQRSLKSNF
- a CDS encoding MoaD/ThiS family protein, with the translated sequence MKDRVKVKIVAGSEERTVNVEVPQSEVETEAETETKSDTYEALLARLGINPVEVLVLSNGRPVPEDEKVASEAEIEIIRIVSGG
- a CDS encoding sodium-translocating pyrophosphatase, producing the protein MDILWLAPLAGLIGLVFAAIFAIYTLRQESGSEKMDAISNAIQEGASAYLNRQYRTIAVVAIIIAIILFVALSHAFPHGASDSGRVAIAFLAGAACSAAAGYIGMFVSTRGNVRVAKAAESGLRKALTIAFRGGAVTGLSVVGLALLGTAALYIIYGANPEAVDLIVGYGFGASLISLFARIGGGIYTKAADVGADLVGKVEAGIPEDDPRNAGVIADNVGDNVGDCAGMGADLFETYVVTAIAAMLIGGLITKRGMVKAIFPNIASNFALIEYPLVLGAVAIFASIIAIFAVRMDKSERIMPALYRGVATAAVLSMAMFYPVTAVLIGTDAHAIAIYLSAVIGIITMALMVIVTEYFTQIHAPVRAIVEASKTGAGTNLITGLAMGMLSTGLPVIIISGSILAAYFIPLFLTGNNLAGLYGIAITAVAMLSTTGIIIALDSYGPITDNAGGIAEMADLPSQVRERTDKLDAVGNTTKAVTKGYAIASAAIAALALFSDYLHKVDLPAASFSLFNPLVLVGLLLGGLLPFIFSAVMMRAVGRGAFKIVEEVRRQFREIPGIMEGKAKPEYGKCVEIVTTAALKEMIVPGMIAVVVPIAVGLFSPIALGGLLIGVIVSGLVLALMMANGGAAWDNAKKMIEDGYLGGKGSDAHKAAVIGDTVGDPFKDTAGPAINPLIKAINMVAILFSTLFVAFSLMPMSP